In one Corallococcus sp. EGB genomic region, the following are encoded:
- a CDS encoding DUF2917 domain-containing protein — MMDLFTMLNPSWLGSLANRLRGINACQELVCLPQGDLWSRRLRGPSRTFVCEEGQVWLTLEGDPRDFVLSAGDTLKVGEGHVVVQALRDARFHLSGCRTGSARGTGTPSPEPWVDSPRGLDYLHR, encoded by the coding sequence ATGATGGACCTTTTCACGATGCTGAATCCCTCCTGGCTGGGCTCACTGGCGAACCGGCTGCGAGGCATCAACGCTTGCCAGGAACTGGTGTGCCTGCCGCAGGGCGACCTGTGGAGCAGGCGCCTGCGCGGCCCGTCCCGGACATTCGTCTGCGAGGAGGGGCAGGTCTGGCTCACGCTCGAAGGCGATCCGCGGGACTTCGTGCTCAGCGCGGGCGACACACTGAAGGTGGGCGAGGGGCACGTGGTGGTGCAGGCCCTGCGCGACGCGCGCTTCCACCTGTCCGGCTGTCGGACAGGTTCTGCGCGGGGCACGGGGACGCCTTCGCCCGAGCCCTGGGTTGACAGTCC